From Plasmodium yoelii strain 17X genome assembly, chromosome: 7, one genomic window encodes:
- a CDS encoding RWD domain-containing protein, putative, giving the protein MDYKSEQATEKESLSLLYEYTNEFININDNSFKILIDNKNKKQSFYIQFEYTETYPNEPPIYKIVDGKNISETLKGNIEQQIKETIENNLGYSMIYNIVENIRTYILEEVEEKSMYDEMLERQIKSNELDINKEFDETTNEINANENVLEVKELCEEKYRVTEEEFNAWRKEFYKDYLPENKNMNNVDNPTGKELFEKGKFDLTEADFEDGEAKWCNEELFCDIDLNI; this is encoded by the exons aTGGATTACAAAAGCGAGCAAGCAACGGAAAAGGAAAGTTTATCGTTGCTATATGAGTATACTAAcgaatttattaatattaatgataaCAGCTTTAAAATACttattgataataaaaataaaaaacaatcattttatatacaatttGAATATACAGAAACATATCCCAATGAACCTCCTATATATAAAATCGTTGATG gGAAAAATATATCTGAAACTTTAAAAGGAAATATAGAACAGCAAATTAAAGAGActattgaaaataatttggGATATAGCATGATTTATAATATAGTCGAAAACATAAGG ACATACATTTTGGAAGAGGTAGAAGAAAAATCCATGTACGATGAAATGCTTGAAAGGCAAATTAAGTCGAATGAACTTGATATAAACAAAGAGTTTGATGAGACAACAAATGAAATTAATGCCAACGAAAATGTTTTGGAAGTAAAGGAACTTTGTGAAGAAAag TATCGAGTAACCGAAGAAGAATTCAATGCATGGAGAAAGGAGTTTTATAAAGACTATTTACccgaaaataaaaatatgaacaatgtGGATAACCCTACAGGGAAAGAGCTTTTTGAGAAAGGCAAATTTGATTTAACCGAAGCAGATTTTGAAGATg gTGAAGCAAAATGGTGTAACGAAGAATTATTTTGTGATATcgatttaaatatttaa
- a CDS encoding serine/threonine protein kinase VPS15, putative — protein sequence MGNTLYSNIGQNTTEPDEIYCKYLNNLYNIYNYLLKYEHFYFMNSYTLNSFCHVLEGINNNEGHVLIKICKLKGETQKIKRILYTLKFLFSFDLFPNVLPYNRMSVYENNIYIYRKFIFKSLDNYLLNEQNNYSFCYFYIFQALLSIIQLHSLGIYHGHIKSENFLIQNNMHILITDIDILNKYIYYIPKIRYDNERKEKINRMQEDIFNLGILILEVLLKNKNISYLFHDENYDDNNDNFYSEKRKQTKLYMMESKKIKKYPNFDNNIINISKKKNSENFFHALSLPFINKKIINEEEDYFQKNKNLRMNIDKYKYYNYHYINHINYINIYNDIYNNGTFYEFVNTGRENLTSQNVIKNKAIINENNNTKKKKNRNKNSTYNNDDVDISSDTGLDDKIIHAYSDYELFNDYKETKKNKHSSNNLNLYTQSDIYANTAYTLIGNYKDVGNIRNKEKDKYVKSEIKEPINNRRLSYFNMNKNEGNNESQNSCKNNILSNNKIQNDVYNKTTSCVLSSSESSDSNVRRKEKSAPYKIWKIVSLVKNPFVIYSLINHFFLEKNKNIFQIFNYWSYHIFPSTYKYVFFPLCVLKFHPIFRKSEFFILLIHFNLPFILFNFDIFSKKEKDKYALIKRASNIYKKKKNEKKKNYGYFNTDCQTSHNNRVLKTSFGKYQKKKKKNINTIAYYINVVKKHTTNINKYQMQTYINDANLNSEVKAQILEQWKVYKKQKKMERKNGRRNSKKLYHCKSYFPFPILSYSNTHDFYKFFLQFYKNVYFSIFYGKKSYMDIFKFFEIYKRYIYLSLFRDFYFKNAKISNPPLGQINNPPLDQIINPPLGQIINQDIKKKYSTKIYNTSNEDNYKWNYSEDIYQLINILICSYNFILYDSIKMLILEIIYLIICHIKNEKLERELIPFLFYCFKKTNDENIKVIIIKCIYIIINNGNKCDYFYMYIDKFLPKFFMLKNTMQNYQKYVHAKYLPLFSTLTIQYIYNSCLLKQMGKISLKNREKKEISKNNMQDTTSLDDSFYFTNNQTSDTCSSIDIYDTMSDDNNNILTESAYMAILKDIRNKFISTLNETNDLILFEFYQNIIIFCTIMNKKWVKVYILPYMLKNSYKIKNIFIKAICIKTIIIIVFYINEKGPFEILSEYINSIILDKNNDLILKILLYEFLFILKKNYKKWSICTTSKTQYNMIIMKSQKHQNMKKKKKKKKKYCSTFIFQKNQFHSPFKSYIL from the exons atGGGGAATACATTATATAGTAATATAGGACAAAATACAACAGAACCAGATGAGATATATTGtaaatatttgaataatttatacaacatatacaattatttgttaaaatatgAGCATTTCTATTTTATGAATTCCTATACCCTCAATTCTTTTTGCCATGTACTTGAg GGAATTAATAACAATGAGGGTCATGTACTAATCAAAATTTGTAAATTAAAAGGAGaaacacaaaaaataaaaagaatattatatacactCAAGTTCCTTTTTTCATTTGATCTCTTCCCAAATGT GCTCCCATATAACCGAATGAGCGTCtacgaaaataatatttatatttatagaaaatttatattcaaaaGTTTAGATAACTATTTATtgaatgaacaaaataattatagtttttgttatttttatatatttcaagcATTACTATCAATAATACAGCTACACTCATTGGGTATTTATCATGGTCACATAAAAAGCGAAAACtttttaatacaaaataatatgcatattctTATAACGGATATAGATAtattgaataaatatatttattatattccaAAAATAAG GTATGACAACGAGagaaaggaaaaaataaatagaatGCAAGAAGATATATTCAACTTGGGAATATTAATTTTAgaagttttattaaaaaataaaaatatttcttatttatttcatgatgaaaattatgatgacaataatgataatttttattcaGAAAAAAGAAAGCAAACAAAACTATATATGATGGAAAgtaaaaagataaaaaaatatccaaattttgataataacattattaatatatcaaaaaaaaaaaatagcgaaaatttttttcatgCTTTATCCTTGCCgttcataaataaaaaaattataaatgaagaagaagattattttcaaaaaaataaaaatttgagAATGAATATagacaaatataaatattataactatcattatattaatcatattaattatattaacatatacaatgatatatataacaatggTACGTTTTACGAATTTGTGAATACAGGACGTGAAAATTTGACTAGCcaaaatgttattaaaaataaagcaataataaatgaaaacaacaatacaaaaaaaaaaaaaaatagaaacaaGAATagtacatataataatgatgatgttGACATAAGTAGTGATACTGGACTTGatgataaaattattcaCGCTTATAGTGAttatgaattatttaatgattataaagaaacaaaaaaaaataagcattCCTCAAATAAtcttaatttatatacacaATCAGATATTTATGCAAATACCGCATATACCTTAATTGGGAACTACAAAGATGTTGGAAATATTCGAAATAAAGAAAAGGATAAATACGTAAAATCTGAAATAAAAGAGCCCATAAATAATAGAAGATTAAGTTATTttaatatgaacaaaaatgAAGGAAATAATGAGAGTCAAAATagttgtaaaaataatattttatctaataataaaattcaaaatgatgtatataataaaactaCAAGTTGTGTTTTAAGTAGTAGTGAGAGTAGCGATTCGAATGTTagaagaaaagaaaaaagtgctccatataaaatatggaaaatagTGAGCTTAGTTAAAAATCCGTttgttatttattcattaattaatcatttttttttagaaaaaaataaaaatatattccaaatatttaattattggtcttatcatatttttccgagcacatataaatatgtgttTTTCCCTCTTTGTGTACTTAAATTTCACCCAATCTTTCGAAAATCcgaattttttattttattaatacattttaatttgccatttatattatttaattttgatatcttttcaaaaaaagaaaaagacaAATACGCTTTAATAAAAAGAGcttcaaatatttataaaaaaaaaaaaaatgaaaaaaaaaaaaattatggcTATTTCAATACCGATTGTCAAACAAGTCATAATAATAGAGTCTTAAAAACGAGTTTTGGAAAAtatcagaaaaaaaaaaaaaaaaatataaacacaATTGCTTACTATATAAATGTTGTTAAAAAACATACAAccaatattaataaatatcaaaTGCAAACTTACATCAATGATGCAAATCTAAATAGTGAAGTAAAGGCACAAATATTGGAACAATggaaagtatataaaaagcaaaaaaaaatggaaagaaaaaatggaagaagaaatagtaaaaaattgTATCATTGCAAATCTTATTTCCCTTTCCCAATATTATCCTATAGTAATACCCatgatttttataaattttttttacaattttacaaaaatgtgtatttttccatattttatggcaaaaaaagttatatggatattttcaaattttttgaaatatacaaaagatatatttatttatctcTATTTAGAgacttttattttaaaaacgcAAAAATTAGTAATCCGCCTCTTGGCCAAATTAATAATCCACCTCTTGACCAAATTATTAATCCGCCTCTTGGCCAAATTATTAATCaagacataaaaaaaaaatattctacaaaaatttataatacttCTAATGAGGATAACTATAAATGGAACTACAGTGAAGATATATATcaactaataaatatattaatctgttcttataactttattttgtATGATTCTATTAAAATGTTAATTCTTGAAATTATATATCTAATAATAtgtcatataaaaaatgaaaaattagaAAGAGAATTAataccttttttattttattgttttaaaaaaacaaatgatgaaaatattaaagttattataataaaatgtatttatattataataaataacgGGAATAAATGTGATTATTTCTATATGTACATAGATAAATTTTTGCCTAAATTTTTCATGCTGAAAAATACAATgcaaaattatcaaaaatatgtacatgcAAAATATTTACCTCTTTTTTCAACATTAACAATtcagtatatatataattcttgcttattaaaacaaatgggaaaaatatcattaaaaaatagagaaaaaaaagagatctcaaaaaataatatgcaagATACAACAAGTCTTGATGatagtttttattttaccaATAACCAAACAAGCGATACATGTAGTAGTATAGATATTTATGACACAATGAGTGatgataataacaatattttaacGGAATCTGCATATATGGCAATACTAAAAGATATacgaaataaatttatatccactttaaatgaaacaaatgatttaattttattcgaattttatcaaaatataattattttttgtacaattatgaataaaaaatgggTTAAAGTTTATATATTACCATATATGCTAAAAAAtagttataaaataaaaaatatttttataaaagctatttgtattaaaacaattattataattgtcttttatattaatgaaaaaggACCATTTGAAATTCTTTCAGAATATATTAACTCTATAATTTTAGATAAAAACAatgatttaattttaaaaattttgttatatgaatttctttttatattaaaaaaaaattataaaaagtgGTCAATATGTACTACTTCCAAAAcacaatataatatgataatTATGAAATCTCAAAAACAccaaaatatgaaaaaaaaaaaaaaaaaaaaaaaaaaatattgttccacttttatttttcaaaaaaatcaatTTCACTCCCCTTTTAAATCATACATCCTCTAA